A region from the Silene latifolia isolate original U9 population chromosome 7, ASM4854445v1, whole genome shotgun sequence genome encodes:
- the LOC141590656 gene encoding protein FAR1-RELATED SEQUENCE 6-like — MRNGAKNLGSNPRYNEIKADLKDVVYESKDIHDFEDAWELFVVKYGLREHSWVKEVYAKREAWVPLYWKNIFCAGMSSTQRSEQTNRFFKIYFNPQTTLFTFLANYENALRAKVEEEEKLNFACTNKPCRYDKNVIVEEVFQRAYSNSIFAKVKKEVYGLIHTNAEIKMNIGTFSLFVVTEEVKHPFWKARDKMYDVSIDTASGEFTCTCQRFEFKGILCRHIIRALLLKKVQLIPDKYILSRFRKDLVRGYEHIQVGYHTPAESERLKRSIAVTLRNGYLYRLALHSDEAFALYNRESQKLVKELEASVGIETLNAIGAGTNVNQLWGRRRLQRKENNQRYMVRNATPRKEGGLEDPVDKRGTGRAPRPRQKTVRRALNVDEAGPSQPTPQRRRVTKP; from the coding sequence ATGCGTAATGGAGCAAAAAATTTGGGATCGAATCCGAGGTACAATGAAATTAAGGCTGACCTTAAAGATGTTGTTTATGAAAGTAAAGATATCCATGATTTTGAGGATGCTTGGGAACTTTTTGTAGTTAAATATGGGTTACGTGAACATAGTTGGGTCAAAGAGGTATATGCAAAAAGAGAAGCATGGGTTCCTTTGTATTGGAAGAACATATTTTGTGCAGGTATGTCATCCACGCAAAGAAGTGAGCAGACGAACCGATTCTTCAAGATTTACTTTAATCCACAAACAACTTTGTTTACCTTCCTTGCAAATTACGAAAATGCCCTACGAGcgaaggtcgaggaagaagaaaaattgAACTTTGCTTGCACCAATAAACCGTGTAGATACGATAAGAATGTCATTGTTGAGGAAGTCTTTCAAAGAGCGTATAGCAACTCGATTTTTGCGAAGGTGAAAAAAGAGGTGTATGGGTTAATACACACCAACGCGGAGATTAAGATGAATATTGGGACGTTCTCTCTTTTCGTTGTTACCGAGGAGGTCAAACATCCATTTTGGAAAGCACGGGATAAGATGTACGATGTGAGCATTGACACGGCTTCGGGTGAGTTTACTTGTACTTGTCAGCGTTTTGAATTTAAAGGAATACTATGTAGGCATATTATACGTGCATTGTTGCTAAAGAAAGTGCAGTTGATTCCGGACAAGTATATTTTGAGTCGATTTCGAAAGGATTTGGTACGGGGCTATGAGCATATTCAGGTTGGGTATCACACACCCGCGGAGTCAGAACGTCTTAAGCGGTCCATTGCCGTTACGTTAAGGAACGGGTACTTGTATAGGCTAGCATTACACTCCGATGAGGCTTTCGCCCTATATAATAGGGAATCACAGAAGCTAGTGAAGGAGTTGGAGGCAAGTGTTGGTATAGAGACCCTCAATGCCATAGGAGCAGGCACGAATGTTAATCAGCTGTGGGGTCGTAGGAGACTACAACGGAAGGAAAACAATCAACGGTACATGGTAAGAAATGCGACTCCACGTAAAGAAGGCGGATTAGAAGACCCCGTTGATAAAAGGGGCACGGGGAGAGCTCCTAGGCCAAGACAGAAGACGGTTAGGAGGGCTCTTAACGTTGACGAGGCAGGTCCTTCACAACCTACGCCGCAACGGAGGAGGGTTACTAAACCCTAA
- the LOC141592836 gene encoding putative LRR receptor-like serine/threonine-protein kinase At1g07650 has translation MAASFTVYIVFTVLVMWVLLTEFGSCSSDDCQGQLTAAHEVEALQEIAKELRKNDWNFKEDPCFKKTTYNSWFTRGDPANPNYVNQVSCGCIQGSWHLLNISLKGQNLDGILPKSLAKLTYLNTIDLSRNLLSGTIPEEWATMKLEYLSVMINRLSGHIPQYLGNISSLRYLSIESNSFSGTVPAELGKLVGLRNLTLTDNNLSGQLPIQLKKLANLTELRISSNSFNGTIPNYFKSWKNLQKLEIQGSGFEGPIPSSISLLVKLIELRISDLNGEGSLFPSIEKLTALTRLMLRSCKLHGPIPDYLVDMTELKVLDLSFNSLSGVIPDKLQYLSKMQYMYLTSNNLSGYIPSWITDSDDNSHFDLSYNNFSRSSTPSSCNRDTLNLYRSFSGDHDIKSSMCLKNFHCKARYSLHINCGGKETTVGKTSYEEDDEAGGSAKFVPKKAEWGFSSSGWFWFEKIPSNYLKEITSSPNTSNSSLYADARLSATSLTYYGSCLGKGNYSVKLHFSEIVFINNSFSGLGRRRFDIYIQEKLVHKNFDIVKEANGSNKAVVKVYPHIPVSGSIEIRFYYAGKGSTGIPVRGVYGPLISAISVESEFKPPFDVEKIKMILIIGASSLVCLLTFGFFIVWWKHHRKDTASREQVLAGLDLQTGLFTFRQLKAATNNFSDDSIIGHGGFGSVYLGILLDGTHIAVKQLSSRSKQGNREFINEIGMISGLNHPNLVRLYGCCVEGNQLFLIYEYMENNNLALALFDNIQLKLDWRTRQRICIGVARGLTFMHEESTIKIVHRDIKATNILLDGDLNAKIADFGLARLDEEEHTHISTRVAGTIGYMAPEYALWGYLTYKADVYSFGVLALEIVAGRSNTKFRPDDNYFCLLDWAFALQQQKGNLMDLVDPKMGSNYNKDEVLRMIKVALLCTNPSPTVRPTMSEVRSMLEGNMVVQELTLGPSMLQNDWLAQVSKKSQDMMSDRETISLVNSADPLMEED, from the exons ATGGCGGCTTCATTTACTGTTTACATCGTTTTTACTGTTTTGGTTATGTGGGTTTTACTTACGGAATTTGGGTCTTGTAGTAGTGATGATTGTCAGGGTCAGCTTACAGCTGCTCATGAAG TGGAAGCTCTTCAGGAAATAGCCAAGGAGCTAAGGAAAAATGATTGGAACTTCAAAGAAGATCCATGCTTTAAAAAAACAACTTACAATAGTTGGTTTACCAGAGGTGACCCAGCTAACCCAAATTATGTTAATCAAGTCAGCTGTGGTTGCATTCAAGGCAGTTGGCACTTGTTAAATAT ATCCCTCAAAGGTCAAAATCTTGATGGTATTCTTCCAAAATCTCTGGCAAAGTTGACCTACTTGAATACAAT TGACTTGTCGAGAAATCTTCTAAGTGGAACGATACCAGAAGAATGGGCTACCATGAAGTTGGAATATTT GTCTGTTATGATCAATCGATTATCTGGTCACATTCCACAATATCTTGGGAACATCAGTAGTCTCAGATATTT GAGCATTGAGAGCAATTCTTTCTCTGGAACTGTTCCTGCAGAGCTAGGGAAGCTGGTTGGACTACGGAATTT AACTCTTACTGATAACAACCTTAGCGGACAATTGCCAATCCAGTTAAAGAAACTTGCCAATCTAACTGAGCT GAGGATAAGCAGTAATAGCTTTAATGGGACAATACCCAATTATTTCAAAAGTTGGAAAAACCTACAAAAGCT AGAGATTCAAGGTAGTGGCTTTGAAGGACCAATACCATCTAGTATTTCCCTTTTGGTCAAGTTAATAGAACT AAGGATCAGTGATCTGAATGGAGAAGGTTCCCTGTTTCCATCAATAGAAAAACTGACAGCATTAACACGCTT GATGTTAAGGAGCTGTAAACTTCATGGTCCTATTCCTGATTACTTAGTAGACATGACGGAATTGAAAGTTCT GGATCTCAGCTTTAACAGTTTGAGTGGCGTCATTCCAGATAAGCTTCAATATTTGTCAAAGATGCAATATAT GTATCTGACAAGCAATAATCTAAGTGGTTATATTCCAAGCTGGATCACAGATAGCGATGATAACAG CCACTTTGATCTTTCATACAACAATTTTAGTAGGAGCTCCACGCCATCGTCCTGCAACAGAGACACCTT AAATTTATACAGAAGTTTTTCAGGCGATCATGACAT AAAATCAAGCATGTGTCTGAAGAATTTTCATTGCAAAG CTCGGTATTCACTGCACATTAACTGTGGTGGAAAGGAGACTACAGTTGGAAAGACATCTtatgaggaagatgatgaagcTGGAGGATCTGCAAAGTTTGTTCCCAAAAAGGCAGAATGGGGATTTAGCAGCAGTGGATGGTTCTGGTTTGAAAAAATTCCTAGTAATTATCTAAAAGAAATCACCTCTAGTCCAAACACGAGTAACTCAAGTCTGTATGCGGATGCACGGTTGTCAGCTACATCTCTGACATATTATGGTAGTTGCTTAGGCAAAGGGAACTATAGTGTGAAGCTCCACTTTTCTGAGATTGTTTTTATTAATAACTCATTCTCTGGCCTTGGAAGACGGAGATTTGATATTTATATCCAG GAGAAGCTTGTTCACAAGAATTTTGACATTGTAAAGGAAGCAAATGGAAGCAATAAGGCTGTAGTTAAGGTATATCCGCACATACCAGTAAGCGGTTCAATAGAAATTCGCTTCTACTATGCCGGAAAAGGCAGCACAGGGATTCCAGTAAGAGGAGTATATGGTCCACTTATTTCAGCTATTTCTGTAGAATCTG AGTTCAAACCTCCTTTTGATGTAGAGAAGATTAAAATGATTTTAATCATAGGTGCATCTTCTTTAGTGTGCCTCCTTACttttggatttttcattgttTGGTGGAAGCACCACAGAAAAGACACGGCATCAAGGGAACAAG TTCTGGCAGGACTTGATCTGCAAACTGGTTTGTTTACATTTAGGCAACTAAAAGCTGCCACCAACAACTTCAGTGATGATAGTATAATTGGACATGGTGGTTTTGGATCAGTATACTTG GGAATACTGCTGGACGGAACACATATTGCCGTGAAACAACTTTCATCCAGATCAAAACAGGGGAACCGAGAATTTATAAACGAAATAGGAATGATTTCTGGCTTGAACCATCCAAACCTGGTTAGATTGTACGGATGCTGTGTTGAGGGTAACCAGTTGTTCTTGATATATGAATATATGGAGAACAATAACCTCGCACTCGCATTGTTTG ATAATATTCAGCTGAAGTTGGACTGGCGTACTAGACAGAGAATCTGCATTGGTGTTGCGAGGGGTTTGACATTTATGCACGAGGAATCCACGATAAAAATTGTTCATAGAGACATCAAGGCTACAAACATACTGCTCGATGGGGACCTTAATGCTAAGATCGCAGACTTTGGATTGGCCAGGCTTGACGAAGAAGAGCATACCCACATTAGCACTAGAGTTGCCGGAACAAT AGGATACATGGCACCGGAGTATGCATTGTGGGGCTATTTGACTTATAAAGCAGATGTCTACAGCTTTGGGGTTTTGGCATTAGAGATTGTTGCTGGTAGAAGCAACACCAAATTTCGGCCGGATGACAACTATTTCTGCCTTCTAGACTGG GCTTTTGCCTTACAACAACAAAAGGGCAATCTAATGGACTTGGTGGATCCAAAAATGGGGAGCAACTACAACAAGGATGAAGTACTAAGGATGATCAAGGTTGCCTTATTATGCACTAATCCATCTCCGACTGTTAGGCCGACAATGTCCGAGGTAAGGAGCATGCTTGAAGGTAACATGGTTGTACAAGAACTAACCCTGGGCCCGAGTATGCTCCAGAATGACTGGCTCGCTCAAGTATCGAAAAAGAGCCAAGACATGATGTCCGATAGAGAGACTATAAGCCTTGTTAACTCTGCTGATCCACTCATGGAGGAGGATTAA